The Micromonospora krabiensis genome window below encodes:
- a CDS encoding Rv2175c family DNA-binding protein: MTESVPADQAATGPDLAGPADAAGWLTLPDVAERLDVSISKVHQMIRDRELLAVRRDGVRRVPADLVANRTVLKHLPGVLNLLADAGYDDEAALRWLYEPDDTLPGTPAVALGGDQAREVKRRAQALGF, from the coding sequence GTGACCGAATCCGTACCCGCCGACCAGGCCGCCACCGGCCCCGACCTCGCCGGACCCGCCGACGCGGCCGGCTGGCTCACCCTTCCGGACGTCGCCGAGCGTCTCGACGTGTCCATCAGCAAGGTGCACCAGATGATCCGCGACCGGGAGCTGCTGGCGGTCCGCCGCGACGGCGTTCGCCGGGTGCCGGCCGACCTGGTGGCCAACCGCACCGTCCTCAAGCACCTGCCCGGCGTGCTCAACCTGCTCGCCGACGCCGGCTACGACGACGAGGCGGCGCTGCGCTGGCTCTACGAGCCGGACGACACCCTGCCCGGCACGCCGGCGGTCGCCCTCGGCGGCGACCAGGCCCGAGAGGTCAAGCGCCGCGCCCAAGCCCTCGGCTTCTGA
- a CDS encoding polyprenyl synthetase family protein, which yields MTDAAPVSPVDRAGLRQRIDKALTEFLANQRIWMAGVDDALTPVAEAIEAFVLGGGKRLRPAFAYWGFRGAGGVDSDQVLAALAALEFVQASALIHDDLMDRSDTRRGEPAVHRRFAARHRGSGWGGDPDNFGDAAAILLGDLCLVWSDELLHSAGLDPRAVARARPVFDEMRTEVTVGQYLDVLTQVTRDTSVERAGKVARYKSAKYTVERPLLLGAALADASADIRAAYSAYGLPLGEAFQLRDDVLGVFGDPAQTGKPAGDDLREGKRTFLVAAALETADDAGRELLLAGLGDAGLDEEGVTRLREVITMSGALARTEQRITTLTDGALAALASVDLDTEARQALVDLAIAATRRAD from the coding sequence GTGACCGACGCTGCTCCCGTCTCTCCCGTCGATCGAGCCGGCCTGCGCCAGCGGATCGACAAGGCCCTGACCGAGTTCCTGGCCAACCAGCGGATCTGGATGGCCGGCGTAGACGATGCGCTGACCCCGGTGGCGGAGGCGATCGAGGCGTTCGTGCTGGGTGGCGGCAAGCGGCTGCGACCGGCCTTCGCCTACTGGGGTTTCCGGGGTGCCGGTGGGGTCGACAGCGACCAGGTGCTGGCCGCCCTGGCCGCGCTGGAGTTCGTGCAGGCCAGCGCCCTCATCCACGACGACCTGATGGACCGTTCCGACACCCGGCGCGGTGAGCCGGCGGTGCACCGCCGGTTCGCCGCCCGGCACCGCGGCTCCGGCTGGGGCGGCGACCCGGACAACTTCGGTGACGCCGCCGCGATCCTGCTCGGTGACCTCTGTCTCGTCTGGTCCGACGAGCTGCTGCACTCCGCCGGGCTGGACCCACGTGCCGTGGCCCGGGCCCGCCCCGTCTTCGACGAGATGCGCACCGAGGTCACCGTCGGCCAGTACCTCGACGTGCTCACCCAGGTGACCCGGGACACGTCGGTCGAGCGGGCCGGCAAGGTGGCCCGCTACAAGTCGGCGAAGTACACGGTCGAGCGGCCGCTGCTGCTCGGCGCGGCGCTGGCCGACGCGTCGGCGGACATCCGGGCCGCGTACTCGGCGTACGGGCTGCCGTTGGGCGAGGCGTTCCAGCTCCGCGACGACGTGCTGGGAGTGTTCGGCGACCCGGCGCAGACCGGCAAACCGGCCGGCGACGACCTGCGCGAGGGCAAGCGGACCTTCCTGGTCGCGGCGGCCCTGGAGACCGCCGACGACGCCGGCCGGGAGCTGCTGCTGGCCGGGCTCGGCGACGCCGGGCTCGACGAGGAGGGCGTCACGCGGCTCCGCGAGGTGATCACGATGAGCGGCGCGCTGGCCCGCACCGAGCAGCGGATCACCACGCTCACCGACGGCGCGCTGGCCGCGCTGGCCAGTGTGGATCTCGACACCGAGGCGAGGCAGGCTCTGGTCGACCTGGCCATAGCCGCCACCCGCCGAGCCGACTGA
- a CDS encoding transcriptional regulator yields MTPTPPPGPPQLLGPLLTQLRLARGWSQQRTAAELCAAAGVPTLSRHEISRWERQVRVPGDFWLRWLAVVLATPVELLTGAAARSRSPAPPALRPTGGGRSRAALLALAQRWLADPRAPLLVAPPGRVTGLAPAGPPTPPASDPAPSGGTTRGGCLPTDDEPAPGVRDDPPRPPGPVDAADLAALRRLDDLAGGADLAPLGADRLRRLARSLPRSGPADRRRLLPLLAESAQLAGWLATDAGDLTGGLDAYRLGLRAAAATGDPALAGHVLGSASHLLAGAGDPRGALLLARTAYAGSRRWASPGLRALLLHRVALAAALGGRPDAAGQALGAAERAVGEPDPDREPSWLYWLDGAELTAMTGRALVALGRPRRAEGLLDATRGPGRPRRAAVYGAWLARAYLQLGEVEQACDVADGALLDAVRAGSPRAVAQLADVRRRLATHRRTPAVRRHTALVAAARPYLPRPSAATVPGRGPPGRGPQPVLAGIRGPTRPASVHA; encoded by the coding sequence ATGACGCCGACCCCACCACCCGGCCCGCCGCAGCTGCTCGGGCCGTTGCTCACCCAGCTCCGGCTGGCCCGTGGCTGGAGCCAGCAGCGCACCGCCGCCGAGCTCTGCGCCGCCGCCGGCGTGCCGACCCTCAGCCGGCACGAGATCTCCCGGTGGGAGCGTCAGGTGCGCGTCCCCGGTGACTTCTGGCTGCGCTGGCTGGCGGTCGTCCTCGCCACGCCCGTCGAGTTGCTGACCGGCGCCGCGGCCCGGAGCCGGTCGCCCGCGCCGCCGGCGCTGCGGCCCACGGGAGGCGGGCGGTCCCGGGCGGCGCTGCTCGCGCTGGCGCAGCGCTGGCTGGCCGACCCGCGCGCGCCGCTGCTGGTCGCCCCGCCCGGGCGGGTCACCGGGCTCGCGCCCGCGGGGCCCCCGACGCCGCCGGCCTCCGACCCGGCACCATCCGGCGGTACGACCCGCGGCGGGTGCCTCCCGACGGACGACGAGCCCGCTCCCGGCGTACGTGACGACCCGCCCCGCCCACCCGGTCCGGTGGACGCGGCGGACCTGGCCGCGCTGCGCCGGCTCGACGACCTCGCGGGCGGCGCCGATCTGGCCCCGCTCGGCGCGGACCGGCTCCGCCGGCTGGCCCGGTCGCTGCCCCGGTCCGGGCCGGCCGACCGTCGCCGGTTGCTGCCCCTGCTCGCCGAGTCGGCCCAGCTCGCCGGCTGGCTGGCCACGGACGCGGGCGACCTGACCGGCGGCTTGGACGCCTACCGGCTCGGGTTGCGCGCCGCGGCGGCCACCGGCGACCCGGCCCTGGCCGGGCACGTGCTCGGCTCGGCGAGTCACCTGCTCGCCGGTGCCGGTGACCCGCGGGGCGCGCTCCTGCTGGCCCGCACCGCCTACGCGGGCAGCCGACGGTGGGCGAGCCCCGGCCTGCGCGCCCTGCTGCTGCACCGGGTGGCGCTGGCCGCCGCGCTCGGGGGCCGACCGGACGCCGCCGGCCAGGCCCTGGGCGCCGCCGAGCGGGCCGTCGGGGAGCCGGATCCGGATCGGGAGCCGTCCTGGCTCTACTGGCTCGACGGCGCCGAGCTGACGGCGATGACCGGACGGGCCCTGGTCGCGCTGGGCCGGCCCCGGCGGGCCGAGGGGCTGCTCGACGCGACCCGGGGGCCGGGGCGCCCGCGCCGGGCGGCGGTCTACGGCGCCTGGCTGGCCCGGGCCTATCTCCAACTCGGCGAGGTGGAGCAGGCCTGTGACGTCGCCGACGGGGCGCTGCTCGACGCGGTGCGCGCCGGGTCACCCCGGGCGGTGGCCCAACTGGCCGACGTCCGCCGCCGGCTGGCCACGCATCGACGCACACCGGCGGTCCGCCGACACACGGCGCTGGTCGCGGCCGCGCGCCCGTACCTGCCCCGACCGTCGGCCGCGACGGTCCCCGGACGAGGCCCACCGGGTCGGGGCCCACAGCCGGTACTGGCGGGTATCCGAGGCCCGACCCGACCCGCTAGCGTTCACGCGTGA
- the metF gene encoding methylenetetrahydrofolate reductase [NAD(P)H]: MALGLPSVLPNPQPAIGELIRERQPTFSFEFFPPKTPQGERLLWQAIRELESLRPSFVSITYGAGGSTRDTTVAVTERIATETTLLPMAHLTAVDHSVAELRHVIGRLAGVGVRNVLAVRGDPPGNPGGEWVAHPEGVRYAEDLVRLVRDAGDFSVGVAAFPYKHPRSPDVASDTAHFVRKCQAGAAFAITQMFFDADDYLRLRDRVAAAGCDTPILAGVMPVTQMGTIERSVQLSGAPFPPALAERFAKVADDPEAVRRLGIEQASEMCRRLLDEGVPGIHFITLNRSTATREVWQNLSVDVRA; encoded by the coding sequence GTGGCGCTCGGTCTCCCCTCGGTCCTCCCCAATCCGCAGCCGGCCATCGGGGAGCTGATCCGTGAGCGGCAGCCGACCTTCTCATTCGAGTTCTTCCCCCCGAAGACCCCGCAGGGTGAGCGCCTGCTCTGGCAGGCGATCCGCGAGCTGGAGTCGCTGCGGCCGTCCTTCGTCTCGATCACCTACGGCGCGGGCGGCTCGACCCGCGACACCACCGTCGCGGTCACCGAGCGGATCGCCACCGAGACCACCCTGCTGCCGATGGCCCACCTCACCGCCGTCGACCACTCCGTGGCCGAGCTGCGGCACGTGATCGGCCGGCTGGCGGGAGTGGGGGTGCGCAACGTGCTGGCCGTGCGCGGGGACCCGCCGGGCAACCCGGGCGGCGAGTGGGTCGCCCACCCGGAGGGCGTGCGCTACGCCGAGGACCTGGTCCGGTTGGTACGCGACGCGGGCGACTTCAGCGTGGGCGTGGCCGCGTTCCCCTACAAGCACCCGCGCTCGCCCGACGTGGCCAGCGACACCGCGCACTTCGTCCGGAAGTGCCAGGCCGGTGCCGCGTTCGCGATCACCCAGATGTTCTTCGACGCCGACGACTACCTGCGGCTGCGCGACCGGGTTGCGGCGGCCGGCTGCGACACCCCGATCCTCGCCGGGGTGATGCCGGTGACCCAGATGGGCACCATCGAGCGGTCGGTGCAGCTCTCCGGTGCGCCCTTCCCGCCCGCGCTGGCCGAACGGTTCGCGAAGGTCGCCGACGACCCCGAGGCCGTCCGTCGGCTCGGCATCGAGCAGGCCAGCGAGATGTGCCGCCGGCTGCTCGACGAGGGTGTGCCGGGGATCCACTTCATCACCCTCAACCGCTCCACCGCGACGCGCGAGGTCTGGCAGAACCTCAGCGTGGACGTCCGGGCGTGA
- a CDS encoding CDP-alcohol phosphatidyltransferase family protein, whose translation MVGTLLKWDEYATAWARLHGGFDPRSAAPAVRGWLRFAYHVGYVLGRLRVGPTPVTVVGVLLCVCVPVFAAQPGDGPFLGALFVLLAGVADSVDGAVAVATGRTSRLGYVYDSVADRLGEVAWLVAFWLVGAPGALVVAAGALSWLHEYVRARAVSAGMRQIGAVTVGERPTRVSVALGGLLVAGLAGLIQPDLAAGTITMATAVWVLLAGFGLGQLLSAVRRALLQAG comes from the coding sequence GTGGTGGGCACACTCCTGAAGTGGGACGAGTACGCCACGGCGTGGGCACGGCTGCACGGAGGCTTCGACCCCCGGTCGGCCGCACCCGCGGTACGCGGCTGGCTGCGGTTCGCCTACCACGTGGGGTACGTGCTGGGCCGGCTGCGGGTCGGCCCGACCCCCGTGACGGTGGTCGGCGTGCTGCTGTGCGTGTGCGTGCCGGTGTTCGCCGCGCAGCCGGGCGACGGCCCCTTCCTCGGGGCGCTGTTCGTGCTGCTGGCGGGGGTGGCGGACAGCGTCGACGGCGCGGTGGCGGTGGCCACCGGCCGTACCAGCCGACTCGGCTACGTCTACGACTCGGTCGCCGACCGGCTCGGTGAGGTCGCCTGGCTGGTCGCGTTCTGGCTGGTGGGGGCGCCGGGCGCCCTGGTGGTGGCGGCCGGGGCGCTCTCCTGGCTGCACGAGTACGTCCGCGCCCGGGCGGTCTCCGCGGGCATGCGGCAGATCGGCGCGGTGACCGTGGGGGAGCGGCCGACCCGGGTCTCGGTCGCCCTGGGCGGGTTGCTGGTGGCCGGGCTGGCCGGTCTGATCCAGCCCGACCTCGCCGCGGGCACCATCACCATGGCGACCGCGGTGTGGGTGCTGCTCGCCGGCTTCGGCCTGGGCCAGCTCCTGTCGGCCGTCCGCCGGGCCCTCCTCCAAGCCGGCTGA
- a CDS encoding phytoene desaturase family protein, whose protein sequence is MARIVVVGAGVGGLATAARLAATGHEVTVFERAETVGGKLGRHLRDTPAGTFHFDTGPSLLTLPDVFTDLFEATGAKLDEYLDLTRLDPIVRHVFTDGSTLDSCADPTEFAARIGATLGDRAAADWQRLWRRAARVWAASSRDVLRRPVDSPRDLAALAWRLGDLAAIGPGRSLRGLGRHHLGDPRLRMLLDRYATYTGADPRRAPAALVAVPYAELAFGGWYLRGGLGTLADALLSRCLDLGVVVQTGATVARIDAAGGRVHGVRLDGVAAPVPADVVVANCDALTLYRDLLPSPRRLAALTDRSLAGFVLLLGVTGSSGLAHHNVFFPTDYDAEFDAVFGDPGRGVRARPAPDPTVFVTVADDPLVRPAGHEAWFVLVNAARQGTATSAVDWRRPGLAEAYADRILDVLAARGVDVRDRLLFREIRTPADLDDATGAPGGTIYGTAGGLLRPANRGPVRGLWLVGGSGHPGGGLPMVTLSAQIVATDIGPA, encoded by the coding sequence ATGGCACGGATCGTGGTCGTCGGCGCCGGAGTGGGCGGCCTGGCCACCGCCGCCCGACTGGCCGCCACCGGGCACGAGGTGACCGTCTTCGAGCGGGCCGAGACGGTCGGCGGCAAGCTGGGCCGGCACCTGCGGGACACCCCGGCCGGTACCTTCCACTTCGACACCGGGCCGAGCCTGCTCACCCTCCCCGACGTCTTCACCGACCTGTTCGAGGCGACCGGGGCGAAGCTCGACGAATACCTGGACCTGACCCGGCTCGACCCGATCGTCCGGCACGTGTTCACCGACGGGTCGACCCTGGACTCCTGCGCCGACCCGACCGAGTTCGCCGCACGGATCGGCGCCACCCTCGGCGACCGGGCGGCGGCCGACTGGCAGCGGCTGTGGCGCCGCGCCGCCCGGGTCTGGGCCGCCTCGTCCCGGGACGTGCTGCGCCGCCCCGTCGACTCGCCCCGGGACCTCGCCGCGCTGGCCTGGCGGCTGGGCGACCTGGCCGCCATCGGTCCCGGCCGCTCGCTGCGCGGCCTGGGCCGCCACCACCTCGGCGACCCGCGGCTGCGGATGCTCCTCGACCGGTACGCCACCTACACCGGCGCCGACCCGCGCCGGGCGCCGGCCGCGCTGGTCGCCGTCCCCTACGCCGAACTGGCGTTCGGCGGCTGGTACCTGCGGGGCGGGCTGGGCACCCTCGCCGACGCGCTGCTGTCGCGCTGCCTGGACCTCGGCGTGGTCGTGCAGACCGGCGCCACGGTCGCCCGGATCGACGCGGCGGGCGGGCGGGTCCACGGCGTACGTCTCGACGGCGTCGCCGCGCCCGTCCCGGCCGACGTGGTGGTGGCCAACTGCGACGCGCTCACCCTCTACCGCGACCTGCTGCCCAGCCCGCGCCGGCTGGCCGCGCTCACCGACCGCAGCCTGGCCGGCTTCGTGCTGCTGCTCGGGGTGACCGGCTCCTCCGGGCTCGCCCACCACAACGTCTTCTTCCCGACCGACTACGACGCCGAGTTCGACGCGGTCTTCGGCGACCCCGGCCGCGGCGTACGGGCCCGCCCGGCTCCCGACCCGACGGTCTTCGTCACCGTCGCCGACGACCCGCTGGTCCGCCCCGCCGGGCACGAGGCCTGGTTCGTGCTGGTCAACGCCGCCCGCCAGGGCACCGCCACCAGTGCGGTCGACTGGCGGCGGCCCGGCCTCGCGGAGGCGTACGCCGACCGGATTCTCGACGTGCTCGCCGCGCGGGGCGTCGACGTCCGCGACCGGCTGCTGTTCCGGGAGATCCGCACCCCGGCCGACCTGGACGACGCGACCGGCGCCCCGGGCGGGACGATCTACGGCACGGCGGGCGGTCTGCTCCGGCCGGCCAACCGGGGTCCGGTGCGCGGGCTGTGGCTGGTCGGCGGCTCCGGCCACCCGGGCGGTGGCCTGCCCATGGTCACCCTCTCCGCACAGATCGTCGCCACCGACATCGGCCCCGCCTAG